A genomic region of Echeneis naucrates chromosome 24, fEcheNa1.1, whole genome shotgun sequence contains the following coding sequences:
- the pbk gene encoding lymphokine-activated killer T-cell-originated protein kinase homolog yields MASSTSSADEGAFKTPKACRVKSLGVQGGTPITIPASPFMKKLGCGTGVNVYLMNRMEKLNASPWAVKKINSQCASKQVAVYQKRLNEEAKVLKGINHPNIVGFRAFATARDGSKCLAMEYGGEQSLNDLIEARRESGLKAFPAATIEKVALHVARGLQYLHNEKKLLHGDMKSCNVVIKGDFQTVKICDVGVSLQLDENMTVSDPKAEYIGTEPWKPKEALEEGGEISDKADIFAYGLTLWEMMTLAMPHLEMLEDEEDSVDSMDESFDEDAYYERLGMRPALDVEALGGSYQRMVELFYLCTEEDPKKRPSAAQIVQALENNAPLEKTPEVIVID; encoded by the exons AtggcctcctccacctccagcgCCGACGAGGGCGCATTTAAGACCCCCAAAGCCTGCAGGGTGAAGAGCCTGGGCGTCCAGGGAGGAACCCCCATCACCATCCCGGCCTCCCCCTTCATGAAGAAGCTGGGCTGTGGCACCGGGGTCAATGTGTACCTCATGAACAG GATGGAAAAGCTGAACGCGTCTCCCTGGGCTGTGAAGAAGATCAACAGTCAATGTGCATCCAAGCAGGTGGCTGTTTATCAGAAGCGCCTGAACGAGGAGGCGAAGGTCCTGAAGGGAATCAACCATCCCAACATTGTTG GTTTCCGGGCCTTCGCCACGGCCAGAGATGGCTCCAAGTGTCTTGCTATGGAGTACGGAGGCGAGCAGTCCCTTAATGACCTCATAGAGGCGAGGAGAGAGAGCGGCCTGAAAGCTTTCCCTGCCGCCACCATTGAGAAAGTGGCGCTGCATGTGGCTCGTGGCCTCCAG tatCTTCACAATGAGAAGAAACTGCTGCACGGCGACATGAAGTCCTGTAACGTGGTGATTAAAGGCGACTTTCAGACGGTTAAGATCTGTGACGTTGGCGTGTCTCTGCAGCTGGACGAGAACATGACAG TGTCGGATCCGAAGGCCGAGTACATCGGCACGGAGCCGTGGAAACCGAAGGAGGctctggaggagggaggagagatcAGCGACAAAGCTGACATCTTTGCCTACGGGCTCACTCTGTGGGAGATGATGACGCTGGCTATGCCTCATCTGGAGATGCTGGAGGATGAAG AGGACTCTGTGGACTCTATGGATGAGAGTTTCGATGAGGACGCCTACTATGAGAGGTTGGGGATGAGGCCGGCGCTGGACGTGGAGGCTCTGGGCGGCTCGTACCAAAGGATGGTGGAGCTCTTCTATCTCTGCACCGAGGAAGACCCCAAAAAGCGGCCGTCAGCCGCTCAGATTGTGCAGGCTTTAGAGAACAACGCCCCGCTGGAGAAAACCCCCGAGGTGATCGTTATCGACTGA